One segment of Oceanotoga teriensis DNA contains the following:
- a CDS encoding Type 1 glutamine amidotransferase-like domain-containing protein, translating into MKNIISIKHNKLEDSSNIMNIHKYIVESTEKLKPRVSYISAASYDSFKEIEEFYKIYSEILGCSIIPITLTNKEYDFEELENIIYNSDILFLGDGDILLLYNYLISNGMDIILKNAYLKGIKIVGIGAGSSILYKNILIKNRSSAPIKINGLNFLDICINNLDSEDLKDDLLKLIIRQNLRCLHLRNESALEWIDNKINKIISSSKKKSYMIERDTNNNIQYTELI; encoded by the coding sequence GTGAAAAATATAATATCTATAAAGCATAATAAATTAGAAGATTCATCAAATATAATGAATATTCATAAATATATTGTAGAATCTACAGAAAAATTAAAACCGAGAGTATCCTATATTTCAGCTGCTTCATACGATTCTTTTAAAGAAATAGAAGAATTCTATAAAATATACTCTGAAATACTCGGATGTAGTATAATCCCTATAACGCTTACAAATAAAGAATATGACTTTGAAGAACTTGAAAATATAATATATAACTCGGATATTTTATTTTTAGGAGACGGAGATATACTTCTTCTATATAACTACCTAATAAGTAATGGAATGGATATAATATTAAAAAATGCATATTTAAAAGGTATAAAAATAGTTGGAATTGGAGCAGGATCAAGTATATTATACAAAAACATACTGATAAAAAATAGGTCCAGTGCCCCAATTAAAATAAATGGATTGAATTTTTTAGATATATGCATAAATAACTTAGACTCAGAAGATTTGAAAGACGATCTCTTAAAATTAATAATAAGACAAAATTTAAGATGTTTACATTTAAGAAATGAAAGTGCTTTAGAATGGATCGATAACAAAATAAATAAAATAATCTCTTCTTCAAAGAAAAAATCTTATATGATAGAAAGAGACACTAATAACAATATTCAATACACAGAATTAATTTAA
- a CDS encoding DUF4003 family protein — MKSFNKYFTEYEKIKNFLKWRLNPEIIKLIALIYYIFDSEFDEFRFKETVKLIKENSKLFVHYKGYLIYQLAAMLCSKYENSSEKFDELKRIDMEFNKLRFENSSYLSIVSFFLIEMADKDDIISKSSEIYLTMKNKNFFISSEDDYPLAVLLSVTEKNEIELFEDIESYYKSLMKRKFKKGKELQFLSQLLGVFEIDQKGLYMDKCRTLFEFLKSSNMSKEKMIYPVIGLAVINDEDLDSYFKKTMNTYEIIKNTKGFKFGKTINTVLAFVLNFDFNEKDKLKPKIKLNLDEIMKAQLVTLIALYSASLNCAE; from the coding sequence ATGAAATCATTTAACAAGTATTTTACAGAGTATGAAAAGATAAAAAACTTTTTAAAATGGCGTTTAAATCCTGAGATTATCAAGTTGATTGCTTTAATTTATTATATTTTTGATTCTGAATTTGATGAATTTAGATTTAAAGAAACTGTTAAATTAATAAAAGAAAATTCTAAATTATTTGTTCATTATAAAGGATATTTAATTTATCAACTTGCGGCTATGCTTTGTTCAAAATATGAAAATTCTTCTGAAAAATTTGATGAATTAAAAAGAATAGATATGGAATTTAATAAGTTGAGATTTGAAAATAGCTCTTATTTGTCCATAGTTTCTTTTTTTCTTATTGAAATGGCGGATAAAGATGATATTATAAGTAAATCTTCTGAGATATATTTAACCATGAAGAATAAAAATTTTTTTATAAGTTCAGAAGATGATTATCCTCTTGCAGTTTTACTTTCGGTCACTGAAAAGAATGAGATAGAACTCTTTGAAGATATAGAGAGTTATTACAAAAGTTTGATGAAAAGAAAATTCAAAAAAGGTAAAGAATTACAATTCTTGTCTCAACTATTAGGGGTTTTTGAAATCGATCAAAAAGGATTATATATGGATAAGTGTAGAACATTATTTGAATTTTTAAAGTCTTCAAATATGTCTAAAGAGAAAATGATTTATCCTGTGATAGGGTTGGCAGTTATAAATGATGAAGATCTTGACTCTTATTTTAAAAAAACTATGAACACTTATGAAATAATAAAAAATACAAAAGGTTTTAAGTTCGGTAAAACTATAAACACTGTATTGGCTTTTGTATTGAACTTTGATTTTAATGAAAAAGATAAACTTAAACCAAAGATAAAATTGAATTTAGATGAGATAATGAAAGCTCAATTAGTAACTTTAATAGCCCTATATTCAGCATCTTTGAATTGTGCAGAATAA
- a CDS encoding alpha/beta fold hydrolase, which yields MKIFNIILILLFAIPFSYKYDDGMYTYKSLADKDSQFVKIDGIDIHYKKYGSKDKYIILLHGFGSGTYTWDKTIKELSEKFTVISFDRPGFGITERVFNEDLNPYNTDYHVELIKKIMDEFKIKKTTLIGNSAGGSLATLFTNKYPNLVENLILVDAAIYTGGGSPDFIKPFLNIPQINYLGPEISSNLLLNASEDLLKLSFYDENKIDENTLEKYKKPLKVKGYKKAFWEFTKGSKMYNFESIISNIKNKTIIIHGKKDEIIPYTDSIRLFENIENSELFLIDNCGHVPQEECPEVFINIIKKAIK from the coding sequence TTGAAAATATTCAATATAATATTGATTCTTCTTTTTGCAATTCCTTTCTCATATAAATATGATGATGGTATGTATACATATAAGAGTTTAGCTGATAAAGACAGTCAATTTGTAAAAATAGATGGTATAGATATACATTATAAAAAATATGGATCAAAAGATAAATATATAATACTATTACATGGATTTGGATCTGGCACTTATACATGGGATAAGACAATTAAAGAATTATCAGAAAAATTTACAGTAATATCTTTTGATAGACCTGGCTTTGGAATAACAGAAAGAGTTTTCAATGAAGATTTAAATCCTTATAACACAGATTATCATGTAGAATTAATAAAAAAAATTATGGATGAATTCAAAATAAAGAAAACAACTTTAATAGGAAATTCTGCTGGTGGTTCTTTAGCAACATTGTTCACAAATAAATATCCGAATCTTGTTGAAAATTTAATTCTTGTTGATGCGGCAATATATACTGGCGGCGGTTCTCCAGATTTTATAAAACCTTTTTTAAATATTCCTCAAATAAACTATCTCGGACCAGAAATAAGTTCAAATTTACTTTTAAATGCTTCAGAAGATCTTTTAAAATTATCTTTTTATGATGAAAATAAAATAGATGAAAATACTTTAGAAAAATATAAAAAACCTTTAAAAGTTAAAGGTTATAAAAAAGCTTTTTGGGAATTTACAAAAGGAAGCAAAATGTATAATTTCGAATCAATCATTTCAAACATAAAAAATAAAACCATAATAATACATGGCAAAAAAGATGAAATAATACCTTATACAGATAGCATAAGATTATTTGAAAATATAGAAAATTCAGAATTATTTTTGATAGATAATTGTGGCCATGTTCCACAAGAAGAATGTCCTGAAGTATTTATAAATATTATAAAAAAAGCTATAAAATAA
- a CDS encoding HD domain-containing protein: protein MNSIFVEKTRDYILSQEYHITHSIDHIFRVLKNSIFISTFEGGDMEEIAISALLHDIARDEELKNPKIDHAEKGAEIAKNFLININYPKHEEVYYNIMVHRYSKGKIPKTIEAKILQDADRLDALGAIGISRVLMHNNGETLNKRIEHFYDKILKLKDGMNTQKGYELALEKHRLVEKFVHALEEELRY from the coding sequence ATGAATTCTATTTTTGTTGAAAAAACAAGAGATTATATTTTAAGCCAAGAGTATCATATTACGCATTCTATTGATCACATATTTAGAGTTTTAAAGAATTCTATTTTTATTTCTACTTTTGAAGGGGGAGATATGGAAGAAATTGCAATATCAGCTTTATTACATGATATTGCGAGAGATGAAGAATTAAAAAATCCTAAAATAGATCATGCTGAAAAGGGAGCTGAAATAGCTAAAAATTTTTTGATAAATATAAATTATCCTAAGCATGAAGAAGTTTATTATAATATAATGGTTCATAGATATTCAAAAGGTAAAATTCCCAAGACAATTGAAGCGAAAATACTTCAAGATGCCGATAGATTAGATGCTTTAGGTGCTATAGGTATTTCAAGAGTTTTAATGCATAACAATGGAGAAACACTTAATAAAAGAATTGAACATTTTTATGATAAGATTTTAAAATTAAAAGATGGTATGAATACTCAAAAAGGTTATGAACTTGCATTGGAAAAACATAGACTTGTTGAAAAGTTTGTTCATGCATTAGAAGAAGAATTACGA